The following proteins come from a genomic window of Thermodesulfobacteriota bacterium:
- a CDS encoding acetate--CoA ligase family protein, whose amino-acid sequence PLEKRDAMEMAMEIRGHKMLDAFRGKPSINMDILCDALISIGNIGLEFEQIKEIDINPLIINGDKPVAVDALVVLNT is encoded by the coding sequence CGCCGTTAGAAAAGAGGGATGCTATGGAGATGGCAATGGAAATAAGAGGGCATAAGATGCTGGATGCTTTTCGTGGCAAGCCCTCTATTAATATGGATATTCTATGTGATGCATTGATATCGATTGGCAACATCGGATTAGAATTTGAACAGATTAAGGAGATAGATATAAATCCCTTAATAATAAACGGCGACAAACCAGTTGCTGTAGATGCTCTGGTTGTACTGAATACATAG